Genomic window (Cucurbita pepo subsp. pepo cultivar mu-cu-16 unplaced genomic scaffold, ASM280686v2 Cp4.1_scaffold000705, whole genome shotgun sequence):
GTTTCACTGTCAACAACGGTAGACTTTTGCATATGAGGCTTGGCATGGCTAATTAGGTACTCACACTCCTCCTTTGTCTGAGCAATTCAAAAGTAAACCAATTCAGTATTTCCCTACTCCGGGATTAATCGATGGGTCTCAGCCTCAGTCAACTCATACTCCAATACCATCTAAAGACAAACACAATGGGAATTATCCTTGACTCATCATAATAAGAACGAAGAATGATTTCTTAGAGGAACATAAACATAACAAGCTTAAAGAAGGTGCAGCCCCAAAGACGCATTCAACGTGTATAAGCATGCACCAACCAAGTTTATTAAAGAATTCCATACACAAATTGCATTAGGAGAGAAATGAATGAACATAAATCACAAATCTCTCAATCAAGATCGGGAAAACAGAAATACCAGAAAGTTATGATAAACAAACGCTCTAGGTTCCCATGAGATCACTTCAGCCCACCGTTCCCCTTTCTCCTCGTCAACActgaaacaaaatcaaacaaaaccacAGAATCAATCAAAATCCATCCTCATACAGAACAAAAAATCGAAAGAAAATCCACAAGATAACATACTCCTCAGAGGTTTTCCGCACAATCGAGCTCAGATCATGAACCTTGGGCGAACCGCCGGAATTTCCAGGGATCGAAAGGATTCCAAGAGCaagaagaatgagaatgacGAAGGTGAACATAATGAGCAGGGTAAAAATGAGAGTAGATGAAGAAGACGACTTCCGAGTAGGTAAACGAGATTGCCTGTGCTTCGCCATGGAAACAAAACCCTTAGGAAGCAAGATCTGGAATTCCAAGCTTTTGGTCTTCGTCTCCAAAGTCCAAAGACCTCTCTGTACAGACAAACTGTGAATCTTGACACCGTAATTAAAGATTGATTTTGGCTCTGCTTATCaacttttatttcttaattatttatttaatttatccCCTTCCGTCTCCGGCggctttcctttatttattgttttattattattattatttaatttttatcgagtctatttttatttaattttttaattttttaagcgaaattaatattaattattttaatttagtgttTTAATACAcgtttagaaaatataaaaatcaggatacaaataaaaagaaattgaatttaatcattaaaattaaatgggaatatttcataattataatataagcCTGGTCTAAAAATATGGTTGACTTATAATCTCTCCATTTATTACTTTAattgtatatattaaaaaccatttattagttgaaaaaataactctgattaaaaaatttatgatacttggaaaatctaaaaataagtttattttaaatatgctttcattttaaaatctgaTGTGTCattatttaaagaagaaaataaattaagtaaCTAAATtctgaaaaattattagataaagattttaaatatttccatAATTACTcgtatatgaaaaatatttaaaaaaataaataaatgttgaattagtaaattgtaaattattatattgcgaaaaaaatattatgatattattttttattttttcaagatATTTACTTATAAAGTGTCTTTTTACTCGTATCATAATATTCATCTTGGTATCGACACTAGTTCGAATTCAAAATTGAGATCAATTGATCTATTCATACTCACTATGtctaaatatattagaaaCAATCGATGAtaacaagttttaaaaaagatattgtgtttttttttaaaaattcaatttagattttttctaaagtaaataaatacacaagtaatattaaaaaaaaaaaaaaatgttatcaaCTAAAATAACTATCTAGAATgttaagattttaaaagattaatgaCCACGttactaataaataaaaactaacaTGGATGGTTTTATCCACCGTCCTAACACAGTTtcaatattgtcctctttgaacttttcctttcgggctttccctcaaggctttaaaacgcgtctactaggggaaggttttcacacccttttataaagggtgatttgttctcctcccaaccggACATTACAGTTgaattgtgaactctatttggGTTGATAATAGATCTacaaaattttgacaacaACATTAGACAAAACATTTATATGAGGTTTTTTCTTGCATTATTTAACTAGgataaaaacttaaaattacaatgtttaattaaaattagacaAAACTTAAAAGCTacatgaataaaaatataatattttaatctcataaatttttactatttatttatcattttaaactatatatgtctatactatatatattataaaattttaattctaaaatatttatgtggTCATAAATTAGATATCAATTCTAATTTTCATCcgatcaaattaaaaaaaatgatcatttttttaagtatagtTCATTAGCCTCCCGAAgttattgaaattattgttaaatataaataagaaaaatagaatttaaccAAAGTTACGTGTCTTTGGTTGGATTTAAGCTAACTCCgaatcatattatataatagTTTATATAGTTATATTATCAATGATGCTAAGATGCTAACAGATTTGATTCTGATAATAATGGATAACATCATTAGAATATtcttaaacaattttttttaatcattataaagtatgaataattgtttattaatattaaattaatcagACAATATTCACATTTTATTCTAGTTCAAACGTCACAATCATATTTTCAACCTACATCgagaataattttagaaaaaataaattttaaaaataaaattgattttttttatgagtactttaaaaaattaagtgatTCTAAAAAACACTCCAAAAATAAGTGGTTCGGAAAGATtgatattgattaaaaaaaaaaaaaaatcctcgtgataattttatttagattatttagagtttattctaaaaaaatcattataaaataatataaattaattaaaaattttaatttaaattaattttgagagTACATGAAACAACTAAGATCATATTAGAatgagagtgtttgtgagaatAATatgactaaaaaatattaaaaaattaaaaattactgCTTATTCCAATTAGTAGATCTGTGTTCACCGTTTGAAACTCAAAAGTTATTCCaattagtaatttatttatttaaatattttaaaatcttaaaattttaaattttagtaaaattattattattagacacaaaatcaacttattttattataaaaatccTAGTcaccaatttaaaaaatgttttttttttcaaagatgACGGGCTAACACGTCCACTTAGATTAAGTAAATAATTAGAAGTTTCTGtccttaaataaattattaaactgAATAATCAAAACCCAAATTGAGTGAAGGTTACGGATAATCAACAACAACAGCGATACACCATTGGCCGTAGATCGACGCAATTAATCCTGGGCGGGAATGTTCGAGCTGTAAACACAACACAGTATAGTAGCTACTGAAAATGGCCATTTCTTGATATGAAGATCCACTAATGTCTGTGCCCCACGCTGAGCTGCCTTGAAAAGCAATCAATCAGCAAAGCAGCAATCGATTCCATCTTATCCTCTCGCTTCTGTGTTTACAGTGAGCGGTGAAAGGAGTAGCAGAGATGGCGATGGGTATCAACCACGGTGGTTTCGATTGAGAAATTTCAATACCCGCGTGGGCTCAATTGGGTGCTCACTCTGTTTTTGGTAAGATATTTATATGTAGtcaaaacccatttcaattcGCTTCAATTTTCATGGCGGAAAGTTCAGAAGAGGTCTATCTCCATGGCGATCTCGACCTTAAAATCTTCGAGGCCACCCAGTTGCCTAACATGGACATAGTATCCGAGCGTCTACGTCGTTGCTTCACCGCTTGTGGTACTCTCAACTACTCCGCTATTAAATCCGTCGCTACCAACTCACGTTCCGCCGCCGGTGAAGGGAAAGTCCACCGCAGCCatggaaaaatcatcaccAGTGACCCATATGTTACCGTCCGGGTTCCTCAAGCCACCGTCGCGCGAACTCGCGTTATTAAGAATACCCAAAACCCCAATTGGAACGAGCATTTCGTTATCCCTCTTGCACAGAAAATGGCTGAGTTGGAATTTCAGGTGAAGGACGATGATGTCTTTGGCGCTGAAGTTATGGGGACAGTCAAAATCCCGGCTCAGCAAATTGCCTCTGGTCAGACAATTAGTGGGTGGTTTACGGTGCTTGGCTCAAATGGGAAGCCACCGAAGCCCGGCACTTCACTACGAATTGAAATGAAGTTCACCCCTGTTGAGAAGAATCCGGTGTACCGCCACGGCATTGCTGGAGATCCGGAGCATAAGGGTGTGCGGCACACATATTTTCCGGTGAGGAGAGGCAGCTCCATGAGATTGTACCAAGATGCTCATGTGCCTGATGGGATGCTGCCGGTGATTGAATTGGATGGAAAGAATGTTTATAAACaagagaattgttgggaggatATCTGCCATGCTATATCAGAGGCTCATCATATGATTTATATCGTTGGTTGGTCAGTGTTTCATAAGATCAAGCTGGTTAGAGAGACAACCAGGCCGTTGCCACGAGGTGGGGAACGTATTCTTGGTGATCTCCTCAAATACAAATCAGAGGAGGGTGTTCGAGTTTTGATGATGATTTGGGATGATAAGACTTCTCATGATAAGTTCTTAATCAATACGGTGAGATTTTGAACAAATGCTTGTGATTTTAGGCTAGAGTTAATGAAGTGATTTTGGAACATTTTAGAtcgttagttggagaggggaacgaagcattttttatgagagtgtgtaaacctctccctagtagacatgttttaaaatcgtgagactgacggcgatacgggccaaagcggatatTTGTTAGCTGTGgactttggctgttacaaatgatatcaaagttagACACTGGGCCGTgtagtgtgctagcaaggacgctggccaccaaggaggtggattgtgaaatcccatattagttggagaggagaacaatgcattccttataagggtgtggaaacctctccctaccaaatgcgttttaaaatcatgaggctgatggtaatatgtaacgggccaaagtggacagtatctattagcagtgggcttgggctgttataaatggtatcagagccagtcaccggacaGTGCGAGGCACTAGTCGGAGTATGACTAGACATTCTACATAGTTGAcctgttttaaaaccgtgaggctgatggcgatatgtaatgggctaaagtggacaagaTTCTACTAGTGAGACTTTGgcaatggtattagagctagacagtaggtggtgtgccagcgaggacgttggcccccaaggagggtggattgtgagatctcacatcagttgaagaggggaagaaagcattctttataagggtgtgaaaacctctcccaagcaaacacgttttaaaattgtgaggctacggtgatacgtaacgggtcaaagcggataagatctgttagcggtgggcttgagttgttacaaatggtatcagagtcgtcACTGGACGGTGTAAGGCAGTGGTCGGAGTAGAGTTAGACATTCTCCATAGTAGATGTTAGACattctccatagtagacgcgttttaaaactgtgagactgacggcaatacgtaacaagctaaaacggacaatatttactagcggtggacttgagttgttacaaatggtattagagctagacactgggcggtgtgctagcaaggacgctcgctcccaaagggggtgaattgtgagatcccacatcaattggagaggagaacgaaacatttcttataaggatgtggaaacctctctatagcaaacgcgttttaaaaccgtgaggctgatgggacaaaagtagacaatatctgttagcagtgagcttaagctgttacatTTTAGTTCAAGCTAGTTTCTATAATGATATAAAGACTACGTTAAAGAATCGATTGTGTCGTCGCCGGTTGCAGGGGGGATTGATGCAGACACACGACGAGGAAACCAAGAAATTTTTCAAGCATTCTTCAGTGATCTGTGTGCTCTCACCTCGCTATCCAAGCAGCAAGCTAAGCTATGTGAAACAAAAGGTATTGGTGTCAAGCATGGTCTATGTTTATCACGTAGTTAGATACCCCTTGAGCTCATATAGTGTGTTTGTCCAGGTTGTAGGCACTGTCTTCACGCATCATCAGAAATGTGTCCTTGTTGATACTCAAGGATATGGTAATAATAGGAAGATCACAGCTTTTCTTGGAGGTCTTGATCTCTGTGACGGTCGTTACGATACACCCGAGCATCGACTATTCCATGGCCTCGACACGGTATTTAAGGATGATTTTCATAATCCTACATTCCCTGGAGCCAAAGCTCCAAGGCAACCATGGCATGACTTGCACTGTCGGATCGATGGGCCAGCTGCATATGACGTGCTTATAAACTTCGAGCAACGTTGGAGCCGAGCCACAAGATGGACTGAGTTTGGTCTACGCTGCAGGAACATTACTCACTGGCGCGATGCTTTAATCAAGATAGAGCGCATATCATGGATACTAAGCCCTGAAATAACCATCTTAGCTGATGGTTCAATAAAAGTTCCAGAGGATGACCCCAAAGTATATGTTTCAAACGAAAAAGATCCTGAAAACTGGCATGTTCAGGTTGAAACTTATACAACTTATGGGCTTGTTTTTTCGGTTTCGTTTCGTTATTAaatccttctctttctttcgttCTGTAGATTTTTCGATCCATCGACTCGGGATCGGTTAAAGGATTCCCAAGAGATGTCCATGTCGCCGAGTCGCAGGTTCGTACTCTACTGCTGTTTTTTCTCCCCATTTTGGATGGTAGACATGAAGTTCATTTGTGGTCTGTTTGTGGCTGCAGAACCTTGTATGTGCCAAAAACTTGGCTATAGAGAAAAGCATTGAAATGGCATATATCCAGGCTATCCGATCGGCGCAACGTTTCATTTACATCGAAAACCAGTATTTTATAGGATCATCGTATGGATGGCCGGGATATAAAAATGCCGGTGAGTTTCGTTCGAGTTTTGTTCTTTGAAGTAGTTTACTTTGTTGCTTCTACATTACATACTTGTGGGTTGATGGCATGAGCAGGGGCTGATAATCTCATTCCCATGGAGTTGGCCCTTAAGATTGCAAGCAAAATAAGAGCCAATGAAAGATTTGTTGTGTATATTGTCATACCAATGTGGCCTGAGGGAGATCCCAATAGCGCTCCCATGCAAGAGATTCTTTATTGGCAGGTAAATGGCtatatgaaaaagaatttaGATAGATTGAGAAGTATTTTGAAACGTTGATACTAGCTCGAGTTTCTTTTGTATCTATTACTGAATGTGATGGATTggtactgtgagatcccatgtcggtaagagagaagaacgaaacattccttataagggtgtggaagcctctatctagtagacgcattttaaaatcgtgaggatgatggtgatacataacgagccaaatcggataatatctgctaacggtggacttaGGTTGTTAtgaatggtatcaaagctagacaccgagcgatgtgccagtgaggacgctgggcccccaagggaggtggattgtgagatcccatgtcggttggagaggggaacgaaacattccttataagggtatgaaaatctctccctagtagatgcgttttaaaaccatgaggctgacggtaatacgtaacaagtcgaagcggacaatatctactagcggttgacttgggctgttacaaatggtactaaagctagacaccaggtgatatgtcagtgaggacgttgggctcccaaggagagtggattgtgagatcccacgttggttggagagggggaacAAAggattccttataagggtgtggaaacctctccctaatagacgcgttttaaaaccgtgaggctgacagtgatatgtaacgagtcaaagtggacaatatctattagtgatcgatttgggctgttacaaatggtatcagagtcggacatcgggtagtgtgccagcgaggacgctgggcctccaaggagggtggattgtgagatcccacatcggttggagaggggaacgaagcattccttataagggtgtgaaaacctctcctagtagacgcgttttaaaaccatgaaactgacggcgatacgtaacgagccaaagtggacaatatctgctagtgatgggcttgagcggttacaaacATGAACCTAACTAATTAGCGTAATCTTGAATATTGTAGTTGATTATTGCAGGGACAAACCATGCAAATGATGTATGACATTGTTGCAAGTGAGCTGAAATCATCAGAGCAACCATATTTGCACCCTCAGGACTATCTAAACTTCTACTGCCTTGGCAAACGGGAAAAAGTTCCAGAGAATGGGCTAACCA
Coding sequences:
- the LOC111785744 gene encoding phospholipase D delta-like, whose product is MAESSEEVYLHGDLDLKIFEATQLPNMDIVSERLRRCFTACGTLNYSAIKSVATNSRSAAGEGKVHRSHGKIITSDPYVTVRVPQATVARTRVIKNTQNPNWNEHFVIPLAQKMAELEFQVKDDDVFGAEVMGTVKIPAQQIASGQTISGWFTVLGSNGKPPKPGTSLRIEMKFTPVEKNPVYRHGIAGDPEHKGVRHTYFPVRRGSSMRLYQDAHVPDGMLPVIELDGKNVYKQENCWEDICHAISEAHHMIYIVGWSVFHKIKLVRETTRPLPRGGERILGDLLKYKSEEGVRVLMMIWDDKTSHDKFLINTGGLMQTHDEETKKFFKHSSVICVLSPRYPSSKLSYVKQKVVGTVFTHHQKCVLVDTQGYGNNRKITAFLGGLDLCDGRYDTPEHRLFHGLDTVFKDDFHNPTFPGAKAPRQPWHDLHCRIDGPAAYDVLINFEQRWSRATRWTEFGLRCRNITHWRDALIKIERISWILSPEITILADGSIKVPEDDPKVYVSNEKDPENWHVQIFRSIDSGSVKGFPRDVHVAESQNLVCAKNLAIEKSIEMAYIQAIRSAQRFIYIENQYFIGSSYGWPGYKNAGADNLIPMELALKIASKIRANERFVVYIVIPMWPEGDPNSAPMQEILYWQGQTMQMMYDIVASELKSSEQPYLHPQDYLNFYCLGKREKVPENGLTTDDATVSNSIKHQRFMIYVHAKGMIVD